Proteins encoded in a region of the Quercus lobata isolate SW786 chromosome 8, ValleyOak3.0 Primary Assembly, whole genome shotgun sequence genome:
- the LOC115954931 gene encoding G-type lectin S-receptor-like serine/threonine-protein kinase At4g03230 isoform X2: MGAITVIKGWSANCMLCSMFILYIPVLLCSFHVYCADRVSLRYGEWIRDYEETLVSPGRKFELGFFGPTGSSRDKRYVGIWYTSDKQIVVWVANRDSPLINTTTGAFGFTTDGNLTVLDMSSGKVHWSSEVDSYYWCDPCTDMILNLTDSGNLVLFNNETSLWESFNNPTDTFLPNMTMNRYMKLTSWRDRDDPGTGNFMFMLDTVGNSNTQIVNKEGKIYWKSSENGLYYSIVSTTEGQNRSHFENARLVMNFSGKIEYWEQSINGTWSLSSVDPSDNCSVYNFCGKYGSCNLNNNKLPCKCLPGFMPHVAQKWYSGDFSDGCTRNSMSCGDTFLNLTMMIIGGKPEQSYEVGNETECKELCLKNCDCKSYSYYVQLCSIWTQELVNLQEEYVEGLKLSIRVAISDIEPTVQNCEPCGTNMIPYPLSTSSNCGDPMYFSFNCNTSGQVSFKAPSGTYRVTNIDQNTSKFFIQVKDVGSLRLNQSLPFNLTTPRNSSSNVSSRVTDDVEIVWEPPLEPLCNLSADCKDWPHSTCKSAIDGKRRCLCTKSFRWDGTKLSCTQVVHNELAVSHKKKNLLRAIIPVITATLMVIACCYLYYLRRRKVANRQVNRKRNQGNTTFRLYESERSVKDLIDSDQFREDDKKGIDVPFFNLKSILVATDYFSDTKKLGQGGFGPVYKGTFPRGQEIAIKRLSSGSGQGLEEFKNEVVLIAKLQHRNLVRLLGYCIEGDEKMLLYEYMPNKSLDSFLFDRTLCVLLNWKIRFDIILGIARGLLYLHQDSRLRIIHRDLKTSNVLLDEEMNPKISDFGLARIFGGKQTEATTTRVVGTYGYMSPEYALDGFFSVKSDAFSFGVVVLEVISGKKNTRFYQSEHALSLLGYAWKLWKEGKALDLMDQTIRETCNADEFLRCVNVGLLCVQEDPSDRPTMSNVVFMLGSETATLPTPKQPAYVVRRSLSSATSSTTKPESLNELTSTIEEGR, from the exons ATGGGAGCAATCACCGTTATTAAAGGATGGTCCGCAAACTGCATGCTGTGTTCCATGTTCATCTTGTACATACCAGTACTTCTGTGTTCCTTCCATGTTTATTGCGCTGATAGAGTTTCTTTGAGGTATGGTGAGTGGATTAGAGACTATGAAGAAACTCTGGTTTCGCCTGGAAGAAAGTTTGAATTAGGATTCTTTGGTCCAACTGGAAGTTCTAGAGACAAAAGGTATGTTGGAATATGGTACACGTCGGATAAGCAAATAGTTGTATGGGTTGCCAATCGAGATAGCCCGCTTATCAATACTACCACTGGAGCTTTCGGATTTACAACAGATGGCAACCTCACGGTATTAGATATGAGTAGTGGGAAGGTTCATTGGTCTTCTGAAGTTGATAGTTATTATTGGTGTGATCCGTGTACAGACATGATTCTGAATCTCACGGATTCTGGAAACCTGGTGCTATTCAATAATGAGACAAGTCTATGGGAGAGCTTTAATAATCCAACTGATACATTTCTCCCAAACATGACTATGAATCGATACATGAAGTTGACTTCTTGGAGAGACCGTGATGACCCTGGAACTGGGAACTTCATGTTTATGCTAGATACAGTAGGAAATTCGAATACACAAATCGTCAACAAAGAGGGGAAGATTTACTGGAAAAGCTCGGAGAATGGTTTGTATTACTCTATCGTCTCAACAACAGAAGGTCAAAATAGAAGTCATTTTGAGAATGCAAGGTTGGTGATGAATTTTAGTGGGAAGATAGAGTATTGGGAACAGAGCATAAACGGGACTTGGTCGTTGTCATCTGTGGATCCGAGTGACAATTGTAGTGTGTACaatttttgtggaaaatatGGTAGctgtaatttaaacaataataaattgcCATGCAAATGTTTGCCAGGGTTCATGCCCCATGTCGCTCAGAAGTGGTATTCTGGAGATTTTTCAGATGGGTGCACCAGAAATTCGATGTCCTGTGGCGACACCTTCTTGAACTTAACGATGATGATTATAGGCGGAAAACCAGAACAAAGTTATGAGGTCGGAAACGAAACAGAATGCAAAGAGTTGTGCCTTAAAAACTGCGACTGCAAGTCTTATAGTTATTATGTACAGTTATGCTCGATTTGGACGCAGGAGCTAGTTAATCTTCAAGAGGAGTATGTTGAAGGTTTAAAACTCTCCATCCGTGTAGCAATTTCGGATATAG AACCAACTGTACAAAATTGTGAGCCTTGTGGCACAAACATGATCCCTTATCCACTTAGCACTAGCTCAAATTGTGGTGATCCTATGTACTTCAGCTTCAATTGCAACACCTCTGGTCAGGTTAGCTTCAAGGCCCCAAGTGGGACATATCGAGTCACTAATATCGATCAAAATACATCGAAGTTTTTTATCCAAGTCAAGGATGTAGGAAGTTTGCGGCTAAACCAGTCATTGCCATTTAATCTAACTACTCCAAGAAACTCTAGTTCTAATGTTTCATCTAGAGTTACAGATGATGTTGAGATTGTTTGGGAGCCACCACTGGAGCCACTCTGTAATTTATCTGCAGATTGCAAGGATTGGCCACATTCAACTTGCAAATCAGCAATTGATGGGAAGAGGAGGTGCCTTTGCACCAAAAGCTTTCGATGGGATGGCACAAAGTTAAGTTGTACGCAAG TTGTGCACAACGAGCTTGCAGTgtctcacaaaaaaaagaacctaTTACGTGCAATTATCCCAGTGATTACTGCAACTTTGATGGTTATCGCATGCTGTTACTTGTATtatttgagaagaagaaaagtggcCAACAGACAAG TTAACAGGAAAAGAAATCAGGGAAACACAACATTTCGACTGTATGAGAGTGAACGAAGTGTCAAAGACTTGATAGATTCAGACCAATTTAGAGAAGATGATAAAAAAGGCATAGATGTaccatttttcaatttgaaaagCATACTAGTAGCTACAGATTACTTCTCAGATACAAAAAAGCTTGGACAAGGGGGCTTTGGGCCTGTTTACAAG GGTACATTTCCAAGAGGCCAAGAAATTGCTATAAAGAGGCTCTCGAGTGGTTCAGGGCAAGGCTTGGAGGAATTCAAGAATGAGGTTGTTTTGATTGCTAAACTTCAACATCGGAATCTTGTTAGACTTTTGGGTTATTGCATAGAAGGAGATGAAAAAATGTTACTCTATGAATACATGCCAAACAAGAGTTTAGactcatttttatttg ATCGGACTCTATGCGTGTTATTGAATTGGAAGATACGCTTTGACATCATTTTGGGAATTGCTCGAGGGCTGCTCTATCTTCACCAAGATTCGAGGTTGAGGATCATTCATAGAGATTTGAAAACAAGCAATGTTCTTTTGGATGAGGAGATGAACCCCAAGATTTCTGACTTTGGCTTGGCAAGGATATTTGGAGGCAAACAAACTGAGGCAACCACAACAAGAGTGGTTGGGACTTA CGGTTACATGTCTCCAGAATACGCATTGGATGGGTTTTTCTCAGTGAAGTCTGATGCCTTCAGCTTTGGTGTAGTTGTACTTGAGGTTATTAGCGGAAAAAAGAACACAAGATTTTACCAGTCAGAACATGCTTTGAGTCTTTTAGGTTAT GCATGGAAACTGTGGAAAGAAGGCAAGGCCTTGGATTTAATGGACCAAACAATACGTGAAACTTGTAATGCAGACGAATTTTTGAGGTGTGTTAACGTTGGGCTTTTATGTGTACAAGAAGACCCAAGTGATCGTCCCACAATGTCAAATGTGGTTTTCATGCTTGGTAGTGAAACTGCAACTCTCCCAACTCCTAAACAACCAGCCTATGTTGTAAGAAGATCCCTTTCTAGCGCAACTTCTTCTACTACTAAACCAGAAAGTTTGAATGAATTAACATCTACCATTGAAGAAGGCCGATAA
- the LOC115954931 gene encoding G-type lectin S-receptor-like serine/threonine-protein kinase At4g03230 isoform X1 → MGAITVIKGWSANCMLCSMFILYIPVLLCSFHVYCADRVSLRYGEWIRDYEETLVSPGRKFELGFFGPTGSSRDKRYVGIWYTSDKQIVVWVANRDSPLINTTTGAFGFTTDGNLTVLDMSSGKVHWSSEVDSYYWCDPCTDMILNLTDSGNLVLFNNETSLWESFNNPTDTFLPNMTMNRYMKLTSWRDRDDPGTGNFMFMLDTVGNSNTQIVNKEGKIYWKSSENGLYYSIVSTTEGQNRSHFENARLVMNFSGKIEYWEQSINGTWSLSSVDPSDNCSVYNFCGKYGSCNLNNNKLPCKCLPGFMPHVAQKWYSGDFSDGCTRNSMSCGDTFLNLTMMIIGGKPEQSYEVGNETECKELCLKNCDCKSYSYYVQLCSIWTQELVNLQEEYVEGLKLSIRVAISDIEPTVQNCEPCGTNMIPYPLSTSSNCGDPMYFSFNCNTSGQVSFKAPSGTYRVTNIDQNTSKFFIQVKDVGSLRLNQSLPFNLTTPRNSSSNVSSRVTDDVEIVWEPPLEPLCNLSADCKDWPHSTCKSAIDGKRRCLCTKSFRWDGTKLSCTQVVHNELAVSHKKKNLLRAIIPVITATLMVIACCYLYYLRRRKVANRQESVNRKRNQGNTTFRLYESERSVKDLIDSDQFREDDKKGIDVPFFNLKSILVATDYFSDTKKLGQGGFGPVYKGTFPRGQEIAIKRLSSGSGQGLEEFKNEVVLIAKLQHRNLVRLLGYCIEGDEKMLLYEYMPNKSLDSFLFDRTLCVLLNWKIRFDIILGIARGLLYLHQDSRLRIIHRDLKTSNVLLDEEMNPKISDFGLARIFGGKQTEATTTRVVGTYGYMSPEYALDGFFSVKSDAFSFGVVVLEVISGKKNTRFYQSEHALSLLGYAWKLWKEGKALDLMDQTIRETCNADEFLRCVNVGLLCVQEDPSDRPTMSNVVFMLGSETATLPTPKQPAYVVRRSLSSATSSTTKPESLNELTSTIEEGR, encoded by the exons ATGGGAGCAATCACCGTTATTAAAGGATGGTCCGCAAACTGCATGCTGTGTTCCATGTTCATCTTGTACATACCAGTACTTCTGTGTTCCTTCCATGTTTATTGCGCTGATAGAGTTTCTTTGAGGTATGGTGAGTGGATTAGAGACTATGAAGAAACTCTGGTTTCGCCTGGAAGAAAGTTTGAATTAGGATTCTTTGGTCCAACTGGAAGTTCTAGAGACAAAAGGTATGTTGGAATATGGTACACGTCGGATAAGCAAATAGTTGTATGGGTTGCCAATCGAGATAGCCCGCTTATCAATACTACCACTGGAGCTTTCGGATTTACAACAGATGGCAACCTCACGGTATTAGATATGAGTAGTGGGAAGGTTCATTGGTCTTCTGAAGTTGATAGTTATTATTGGTGTGATCCGTGTACAGACATGATTCTGAATCTCACGGATTCTGGAAACCTGGTGCTATTCAATAATGAGACAAGTCTATGGGAGAGCTTTAATAATCCAACTGATACATTTCTCCCAAACATGACTATGAATCGATACATGAAGTTGACTTCTTGGAGAGACCGTGATGACCCTGGAACTGGGAACTTCATGTTTATGCTAGATACAGTAGGAAATTCGAATACACAAATCGTCAACAAAGAGGGGAAGATTTACTGGAAAAGCTCGGAGAATGGTTTGTATTACTCTATCGTCTCAACAACAGAAGGTCAAAATAGAAGTCATTTTGAGAATGCAAGGTTGGTGATGAATTTTAGTGGGAAGATAGAGTATTGGGAACAGAGCATAAACGGGACTTGGTCGTTGTCATCTGTGGATCCGAGTGACAATTGTAGTGTGTACaatttttgtggaaaatatGGTAGctgtaatttaaacaataataaattgcCATGCAAATGTTTGCCAGGGTTCATGCCCCATGTCGCTCAGAAGTGGTATTCTGGAGATTTTTCAGATGGGTGCACCAGAAATTCGATGTCCTGTGGCGACACCTTCTTGAACTTAACGATGATGATTATAGGCGGAAAACCAGAACAAAGTTATGAGGTCGGAAACGAAACAGAATGCAAAGAGTTGTGCCTTAAAAACTGCGACTGCAAGTCTTATAGTTATTATGTACAGTTATGCTCGATTTGGACGCAGGAGCTAGTTAATCTTCAAGAGGAGTATGTTGAAGGTTTAAAACTCTCCATCCGTGTAGCAATTTCGGATATAG AACCAACTGTACAAAATTGTGAGCCTTGTGGCACAAACATGATCCCTTATCCACTTAGCACTAGCTCAAATTGTGGTGATCCTATGTACTTCAGCTTCAATTGCAACACCTCTGGTCAGGTTAGCTTCAAGGCCCCAAGTGGGACATATCGAGTCACTAATATCGATCAAAATACATCGAAGTTTTTTATCCAAGTCAAGGATGTAGGAAGTTTGCGGCTAAACCAGTCATTGCCATTTAATCTAACTACTCCAAGAAACTCTAGTTCTAATGTTTCATCTAGAGTTACAGATGATGTTGAGATTGTTTGGGAGCCACCACTGGAGCCACTCTGTAATTTATCTGCAGATTGCAAGGATTGGCCACATTCAACTTGCAAATCAGCAATTGATGGGAAGAGGAGGTGCCTTTGCACCAAAAGCTTTCGATGGGATGGCACAAAGTTAAGTTGTACGCAAG TTGTGCACAACGAGCTTGCAGTgtctcacaaaaaaaagaacctaTTACGTGCAATTATCCCAGTGATTACTGCAACTTTGATGGTTATCGCATGCTGTTACTTGTATtatttgagaagaagaaaagtggcCAACAGACAAG AATCAGTTAACAGGAAAAGAAATCAGGGAAACACAACATTTCGACTGTATGAGAGTGAACGAAGTGTCAAAGACTTGATAGATTCAGACCAATTTAGAGAAGATGATAAAAAAGGCATAGATGTaccatttttcaatttgaaaagCATACTAGTAGCTACAGATTACTTCTCAGATACAAAAAAGCTTGGACAAGGGGGCTTTGGGCCTGTTTACAAG GGTACATTTCCAAGAGGCCAAGAAATTGCTATAAAGAGGCTCTCGAGTGGTTCAGGGCAAGGCTTGGAGGAATTCAAGAATGAGGTTGTTTTGATTGCTAAACTTCAACATCGGAATCTTGTTAGACTTTTGGGTTATTGCATAGAAGGAGATGAAAAAATGTTACTCTATGAATACATGCCAAACAAGAGTTTAGactcatttttatttg ATCGGACTCTATGCGTGTTATTGAATTGGAAGATACGCTTTGACATCATTTTGGGAATTGCTCGAGGGCTGCTCTATCTTCACCAAGATTCGAGGTTGAGGATCATTCATAGAGATTTGAAAACAAGCAATGTTCTTTTGGATGAGGAGATGAACCCCAAGATTTCTGACTTTGGCTTGGCAAGGATATTTGGAGGCAAACAAACTGAGGCAACCACAACAAGAGTGGTTGGGACTTA CGGTTACATGTCTCCAGAATACGCATTGGATGGGTTTTTCTCAGTGAAGTCTGATGCCTTCAGCTTTGGTGTAGTTGTACTTGAGGTTATTAGCGGAAAAAAGAACACAAGATTTTACCAGTCAGAACATGCTTTGAGTCTTTTAGGTTAT GCATGGAAACTGTGGAAAGAAGGCAAGGCCTTGGATTTAATGGACCAAACAATACGTGAAACTTGTAATGCAGACGAATTTTTGAGGTGTGTTAACGTTGGGCTTTTATGTGTACAAGAAGACCCAAGTGATCGTCCCACAATGTCAAATGTGGTTTTCATGCTTGGTAGTGAAACTGCAACTCTCCCAACTCCTAAACAACCAGCCTATGTTGTAAGAAGATCCCTTTCTAGCGCAACTTCTTCTACTACTAAACCAGAAAGTTTGAATGAATTAACATCTACCATTGAAGAAGGCCGATAA